AACCTGTTGCAAGATTTTTGAAAACATACTCTACTTATCTAATGGATCACATGAAAAAGGAAGAAAATTTCTTTGACAAAGCCGAAGCTGAAATAATTTCTAAAGAGGAGGAGTTTGAAATGTATGAGCAATTCAAATCTGTAATGACAGTTTCAAAAAAAATGGAAGATATGATTAAAGAGATTGATTATTTAGAAAAACAAAATTGGGTTCAAAATTAACGTAAGCTCTTTATTAGTAATTTCAACATTTTTGAATATGAAACCTTTCATTCTTTGGATGACTGGTCTTCCTTGTTCAGGCAAGACCACAATTGTAAAAGATTTGCAGAAAGACATTCCAAATTTGGCAATGCTTGATGGTGATGAACTAAGAGAATGGTTCTCACCAAAAGATTTCTCAAAAGCAGGACGTGATGAACATAACAAAAAAGTTGCTCATTTAGCTAAGCTTTTGCTAAATCATGGTGTTCCAAGTGTAGTATCTCTAGTTTCACCATACATCGAAAATAGAGAAAATGCTAGGGAAATTATTTCTGCAGGTGATCAATTTGCAGAAGTGTATGTAAAGTGTTCATTAGCAAAATGTGAAGAAAGAGATGTCAAAGGCATGTATGCCAAGGCTCGAAAAGGAGAGATTAAAGGATTTACAGGAATAGATGATCCTTATGAGGCTCCAGAAAAAGCAGATTTAGTTATTGATACCGAACATGAACCTCTTGCAGATAGTGCAAATAAAGTAAAGGACTTTCTTAATGAAAGAAACCTACTCTAATTTTTTAAATTCTGTTAAAATTTTTTCATGAATTAACCCATTGGTTACTAAGATGCCATTTTGATGATACACATTTTCGTTGTTGTATGTTAATTCATTTCCTGACATATCTGTCATTTTTCCACCAGCTTCTGAAATAATACAATGAGATGCAGCTGTATCCCATTCTTTCATTTTATTTGTTGTAGTGATGTATACTTCGGCTTGACCTGAACTAATTTTACCAACTTTTAATGAACTTCCTATACTTGTAAAATCCTTAATTCCTATTTTTTCAATGAAATCTTTTTCTTTATCTGATAAATGATGTCTAGAACCTATTGTTCTACATTTAGGAAGTTCAGAAATTTTAGTAACTGATATTTTCTCCCACTCATTATCTGAATATCTAAAAGCACCAGCATTTTTTTGTGCAACGAATAAGGTTTTTTCAGTTGGCCATGCAATTACACCTAAAATTGGTTTTTGATTTTGTACTAATGCAATCATTACTGTAAATTCTCCAGTCTTATCAATAAAATCAGAAGTTCCATCAAGCGGATCAATTATCCAAATTATATCATTTGATAATCTAGTTTTATCATCAACATCTTCTTCAGAAAGAATTGAATGTTTTGTGACTGAGAGAATTTCTTTAATTATTTTATTACTTTGTAAATCTGCATCTGTTACTGGGGAATTGTCAGTTTTAGTGAACGTTTTGAAACCTTTTTCATAAATTCTTAAAATTCTATTTCCTGCTTCTTGTGCAGCTTTAATTGCAAGATCTAACTCTGGAATTTTATTTGAAATTGGAATGTTATTCAATTATGGTTTTTCCTTATGTCGTTAATTCTGGTTTCAAAGACCATGCAACTCCTAGCATGATAAATGGAATTGACATGACCCCAATTATTCCTAAAACTGTGTTAAATTGAGCGTCAGAAACTGCAGGGTTGTTAATTATCCATGGTAGTGGTAATGTAATTACTATCCAAATTGCCCCTAAGAGAATTATTAGTTTAGCTCTAAATTTTTTCTTACTTTCCATATCATTTCGTAATTTTGGGTTGTATTAAATTCATGTGAATTTATTTAATTGATTCTCCTCCATCAACTGTTAGTATTGCTCCAGTGACCCATGATGCATCATCTGATGTAAAATACAATGCAGCTTTTCCAATTTCTTCAGGTTGACCAATTCTTCCTAATGGATGTTCATTATTCATAAATTCTATATCTTTTTGATTTTTTAAAAATGGTTTTGTCATATCTGTGTCAACTACTCCTGGGCAAATGCAATTAACTCTAATTTTGTCTTTAGCATATTCTAATGCCCAACATTTTGTGAGTACAATTAAAGCAGCTTTTGAAGCTGAATATGCATCTGCATTAAATCCTTGATATGCTTTTAATCCTGCATCAGATGAGATGTTAATTATACAACCAGATGTTTTTTGTAAATGTGGTATTGCCTCTTTAGTAAATCTAAACTGTCCAGTTAAATTAACGTCTAATACCTCATTCCATTCCTCCTCATCAATTTCATGTAATTGTTTTATTTTTGGAAATATTCCTGCATTATTTACTAAAATATCTAGTTTGCCAAATTTTTCAATTGTTTTATTTAATACATTTTGAACTTCACTCTTTTTTTTAATATCGCATGTTATTCCAAATGAATTTGTAATTTGTGCTTCAGCTTTTTTTATTTTTTCAGAGTCTTTTGATGTAATTACTACTAGTGCCCCATTTTCAGATAGAATTTTTGCAATTGCAAATCCAATTCCTCTGCTTCCACCAGTGACTAAAGCAATTTTACCTGTTAATTTCATCAGTTTCAAAATTCAATTTCGTAATTTATAGATCAATTTGATGAAAAATTATTAAAATAATTTAATAATATTCACTATTATCAGTAATTATTGTTAAAAAATCTTAAATATTGAATTTTTCTATAATAGTTAATGTCGAAAGTTGTTATTTCTATCGACTAATTTGCGTAGCCCCGCAGAACGAAAAAGGCACTCAGGCGTTTGACGCTTGACCACAAGAGGAAATCTCTTATTGTTCTGCAGTTATGGGGTTTACGCCTTTTACCTTATCAAATCTACTGATACTGAACCCCTCACATTCCCATTTGGATTAATAGTGATTGAAATTTCTTGTAATGAATCGATTGTAATTTTTTTATTTCCCTCATATTTCCATGTAAAATATTTTGCAGTTTCAGATTCATGTGGAATGCCTACAAGTTCAAAATTTTCTTCAAATACATAATTTTGACCAATTAATTTTATTGATAAAATTTCAGGACTGCTACCATTTGGAACAAATCTAAAAAAATATGTTCCTGACTTGATCAAAAATTCTTTAGTATAAACTCCATTAGTATAAAGTTCAGGGTCTGCTAAAGTTATGTGAAATATGTCGTCATTGATTTTTTCATCTTCATCTGATAAACCTGTAATCCAATCAAATGCAACAAATCCCAATATGGGAATAATTACCATAATCAGTATTTTTTTATTCATAACACAAATCACAAATTCTATTATAAAAAATATTTTTTATTCAGCTAACTAAATTTCACGTACTGTTAACCAAATTTTACACTTGAAATTAAGTATTAACTCCAGAATCTAATTTATGACTGGTCTTAATGATAAATGGTCCAAACAACCAAAAACAGGCATAGCTGATAAAATTAATGACACAATCAAGCCTAAAGGCCCATTAAAACCACGAGTTCAAGATGGTATTAAAAAATTACAATCACAAATCAAAAAATTAGATTCTATGTTATCCAGTTTAAAAGAACGTGATGCTAAATTATTTCAAAGAATTGTTACTGCAACACAAAATCATGATGTTCAAACTAGTAAAGTTCTAGGAAATGAATTAGCTGAAGTTCGTAAAGTCACAAAAATTTTAAGCAGTGCTAGAATTGCTTTAGAACAAATTGAATTAAGATTATCTACATGTAATGATCTTGGTGATACTGTAGTTGCTATGGTACCTACAATGGGATTAATGAAGAATCTAAAATCATCACTTGGAAAAGTAATGCCTGGTGCAGAACAAGAAATTGGTCAAATGGCAGAAATGCTTGGAGGATTTATGACTGAAAGTTTCGCAGGTGATGCAGCATTTGGTATAGATGAAA
This window of the Candidatus Nitrosomarinus catalina genome carries:
- the cysC gene encoding adenylyl-sulfate kinase, which translates into the protein MKPFILWMTGLPCSGKTTIVKDLQKDIPNLAMLDGDELREWFSPKDFSKAGRDEHNKKVAHLAKLLLNHGVPSVVSLVSPYIENRENAREIISAGDQFAEVYVKCSLAKCEERDVKGMYAKARKGEIKGFTGIDDPYEAPEKADLVIDTEHEPLADSANKVKDFLNERNLL
- a CDS encoding 3'(2'),5'-bisphosphate nucleotidase CysQ family protein, with protein sequence MNNIPISNKIPELDLAIKAAQEAGNRILRIYEKGFKTFTKTDNSPVTDADLQSNKIIKEILSVTKHSILSEEDVDDKTRLSNDIIWIIDPLDGTSDFIDKTGEFTVMIALVQNQKPILGVIAWPTEKTLFVAQKNAGAFRYSDNEWEKISVTKISELPKCRTIGSRHHLSDKEKDFIEKIGIKDFTSIGSSLKVGKISSGQAEVYITTTNKMKEWDTAASHCIISEAGGKMTDMSGNELTYNNENVYHQNGILVTNGLIHEKILTEFKKLE
- a CDS encoding SDR family NAD(P)-dependent oxidoreductase, translated to MKLTGKIALVTGGSRGIGFAIAKILSENGALVVITSKDSEKIKKAEAQITNSFGITCDIKKKSEVQNVLNKTIEKFGKLDILVNNAGIFPKIKQLHEIDEEEWNEVLDVNLTGQFRFTKEAIPHLQKTSGCIINISSDAGLKAYQGFNADAYSASKAALIVLTKCWALEYAKDKIRVNCICPGVVDTDMTKPFLKNQKDIEFMNNEHPLGRIGQPEEIGKAALYFTSDDASWVTGAILTVDGGESIK
- a CDS encoding Snf7 family protein yields the protein MTGLNDKWSKQPKTGIADKINDTIKPKGPLKPRVQDGIKKLQSQIKKLDSMLSSLKERDAKLFQRIVTATQNHDVQTSKVLGNELAEVRKVTKILSSARIALEQIELRLSTCNDLGDTVVAMVPTMGLMKNLKSSLGKVMPGAEQEIGQMAEMLGGFMTESFAGDAAFGIDETTNAESEKILQEASAVAESSTGEMFPSVPSASKEQTSSKFF